From a region of the Vanessa atalanta chromosome 13, ilVanAtal1.2, whole genome shotgun sequence genome:
- the LOC125068309 gene encoding uncharacterized protein LOC125068309, giving the protein MGDRSQVLLAPPLQFVQLRQTLRTSCLQASVSELKVTLCALDLPCDDTVRIRKRFHLQNVGDGQMELYAETESPWSVDVIRQICDAHCIKVRAELSNRLKLCLPPRSSTEVMVEVSLKTTEVWPASNVKYLPKSVSTSVVCFFELEHVKLLSIPLVLEIEYPVVTTEPAVIDFGDVSDEGTRKTYVTVSHSSPLTTLDLIVSWTGDEQFRLWPTKLTLQPRTSERVYIEYTAIWLSGSSAGGTISVFARGPAGQWCVSTTRVTAHPQRCVSRSGQTHVDFTDDTHLIPRSVRDVLVQK; this is encoded by the exons ATGGGTGATCGTAGTCAAGTTCTATTGG CCCCGCCACTCCAGTTCGTGCAGTTGCGTCAAACTCTGCGCACTTCCTGTCTCCAAGCTTCGGTCTCCGAGTTAAAAGTCACTCTATGTGCACTTGATTTACCTTGTGACGATACTGTCAG gaTACGTAAAAGGTTCCACCTGCAAAACGTGGGAGACGGTCAAATGGAACTGTACGCAGAGACAGAATCGCCGTGGAGTGTCGACGTCATTCGCCAAATCTGCGACGCTCATTGTATTAAAGTTCGAGCGGAGCTTTCGAATAGATTGAAACTTTGTCTTCCCCCTCGAAGTTCTACTGAA gTGATGGTGGAAGTGTCTTTAAAAACGACGGAAGTCTGGCCAGCGAGCAACGTGAAGTATTTACCCAAATCGGTGTCCACTTCTGTTGTCTGCTTCTTCGAACTCGAACACGTCAAGTTATTg TCTATACCTCTTGTGCTGGAAATAGAGTATCCGGTCGTTACAACAGAACCGGCAGTCATTGACTTTGGTGACGTCAGTGACGAGGGCACAAGGAAGACTTACGTCACTGTCTCGCATTCCAGTC CCCTAACAACACTCGACCTGATAGTAAGCTGGACGGGTGACGAACAGTTCCGCCTGTGGCCGACAAAATTGACTCTGCAGCCTCGAACCAGTGAGCGCGTTTACATTGAGTACACAGCCAT ATGGTTGTCAGGCTCAAGCGCAGGAGGTACAATCTCGGTGTTCGCGCGCGGCCCGGCGGGGCAGTGGTGCGTCTCGACCACCCGCGTGACGGCACACCCGCAGCGCTGCGTGTCGCGCTCCGGGCAGACACACGTCGACTTCACCGACGACACGCACTTGATACCCCGTAGTGTACGTGATGTAttagtacaaaaataa